The DNA sequence TCCCTCCATGGGGGGagtcctgggggggggggggggggggggctgctgcAGCGCTTCTGTGTTCCCTTCAGGTCCTCCCATGGAAGCGGCCCCACTCAGCCCCCCCAATGGGGTCCCTGATGGCCCCCCCATGAAGGTAATGCCCCCCCATGAAGGTAATGCCCCTCTATGAGGGCAGTTACCCCTAAATGATGTTCCCCCCCAGTGTGTCATGAATCAGCCCCAGCTGGGGGGTCTCGCTGGGGGGTCTCTGCCCCACTTTGTGCCATGTGGGTGGTTTCCcttcagccccccccccctcccgcaGGGTCCCAGCTCCGGGTTGTGCCGTACCGGCAGTTTGGGGGCGctgcccccccccgcccccccccaggATTTTGGGGTCCGTCGTTCCGCCTCCTCCCCCCGCCTGGACTCTGCCCCCCAGGTAAGCCCAGCTTTAGgcccctatgggatcctatgggggcaCCCATCACTGATTCTGCCTTTTTTGTCcacaataaaaacacatttttccccTAAAACTcggtggggggggggtgcagAAGGGCAGGGCCCCACATATATGGATGGGGCTGCCCATGATGCACGTTGTTCCCAGATTAAGGAGCCCCGCTTGGCCCGcgtcccccccaccccctcccagcGGNNNNNNNNNNNNNNNNNNNNNNNNNccccccccccccattaggCGCTGCAGGACCTGAAGGCCGACAACCAGCGGCTGAAGGACGAGAACGCGGCGCTCATCCGCGTCATCAGCAAACTGTCCAAGTGACCCCCCCCAATAAGCCCGTCCTCAATgagaccccagacccacatcGTGCCCCCCCCACCATCAACCCCCCCCCAATGCCAAAATATGggaccaccccccccccaaccgATGCCCTAAGGGAGCTGCCAGGGGGCGGGGCTAAtggaagggggcggggccaacGCCAAGGGGGCGGAGCTAACGAGAAGGGGCGTGGCCAACGACAGGGCGGAGCTAATgcaaagggggcgtggccaacGCCAAAGGGTATTTGccaaagggggcgtggcttgtATAAGCCGAGGGGCGGGGCTTAGTGTGGCCACGCCCCCTGCCACCTTCACGCGATGCCATAAATGGGCGGGGCTACCGCACGCCAGCCCCGCCCCCCGGGCCCGAGCATGACCAATCATCGCGCAGCTGCCATCCAGGTCCCGCCCCCTTCCCTCCCGCTCAGCCAATGGGAGGGAGGCtgggtcccccccccccgccaaTGAGTATTTTTgcataaaaaaaaggaaaaaaaaaaaaataataataaaaaaagattaaaaaggaCCCAGTTCTGTGGGCTTCAAACCCCCCCCAGTGCTCAATGGGGGTCCTGGCAATGCTGACCCCCCCCACAGGGTCCCccccatatgggacccccccccaaatagAACCCCCCCACacatagaccccccccatatacaccccccacccccaccataGACCCTCCCCTCTATATGGGTCCcaattgggggggggtccacTATATGGGGGTCCCCATAATGAAGCCCTTACGGACCCTATAGGAGGGGGTCCCTATGGAacctatgggggggggtccctatatgggggtccctatggatcctataagggggggggtccccataaTGAAGCCCCTATGGATCCTATAAGTGGAGGGGGGTGTCTATATGGGGGTCCCCAATAATGAAGCCCTTATTGACCCTATAGGAGGGGGTCCCTATATAGGGTTCCCTATGGAacctatggggggggggtccctatatgggggtccctattgaccctataagggggagggtccctatatgggggtccctattgaccctataagggggggTGGTCCTTatatgggggtctctatggattctatagggggggggtccctattgaccctatatgggggggggtccctatatgggggtccctatggatcctatatgggggggggtccctatatgggggtccctatggatcctataagggggggtccctatatgggggtccctatggaacctatatggggggggtccctatatAGGGGTCTCTATTGATCCTATAAGGGGGTGGGGTCCCCATAATGAAGCCCTAtggaccctataaggggggggtccctattgaccctatgggggggggtccctatatAGGGGTCCCTATTGAtcctatatgggggggggtccctatatgggggtccctattgaccctataaggggggggtccctatatgggggtccctattgaccctataaggggggggtccctatatgggggtccctatggaccctatatgggggggggtccctatatgggggtccctattgaccctatatgggggggggtccccatatGGGGNNNNNNNNNNNNNNNNNNNNCCCCTTTGACTCAGGTTGTGTTGGAGGCTCCGCCGTGGGGTGGCTGCGTGGGGCGGCTCCGTGGGGCGGCTCCGTGGGGCGGCTCCGCCGTTGGGCTCTGGCGGTTCCGTGGAGCTCCAGCCGTGGGGCTCCGGCCGTGGGGCAGCggtggggaagaagaagaagaagaaactgagagaTACGGGTTAGTTCGgtgcccccccccagcactgagTGAGTGAGGATGATGATGGTGACAAAGCCAcgtgtgtggggctgggggtctccCCAGAGCCCCCCGATGaacccccccctcctccccaatactccccccccccaatccgccccctccccccatttcccTGCCCCGAATCCTCCAGCTGTGCCCCACATCGTCCAGCTGTGGGGGCTGCATCCTGCCAGGACCGAAAGAGAAGGTTACGGCTGTGGGTCCGACAAGGGGGCAGGGCTCAGAAGTGGGGCAGGACACCCAGGCTCGGTTTCAATGCACTGGAGCCGCTGTAGGAGAGCGGCCGGGCCGTATTGTGCCCCACATCCTCCAGCAAtaggggaggggagggggggcgCTGCCCCATATCATCCAActctgccccacatcctccagctctgggctccGCGTCCTGCCCCACATCGCGTCCCTCCCCACATCCTCCAGCTCTGGCTGAGCTGCGTCCTGCCGGGAGCGAAAGAGAAGGTTACGAGTTGTGAGTCCCGCCCCATAAAAGGGCTCAGAAGTGGGGCCGAGACCCCCggctcggggggggggggagggagacggacgcgggggggggggggtcagaaGTGGGGCAGGACCCCCAGGCTCTGTTTGCAGTCAATGCTGTCGGGGCCGCAGTAGGAGAGCGGCAGCGCGGCCAGGAACTGCGCGCAGCTCTCAGCGTCCAACGCCAGCTCTGCCCCGACGAAGGAGGTGGGCAGCGCCGGGCGgaaactggggagaaaaaagaggaaaagagaacaaaggaaaacaacaacgGCAACAAAACAatgggggggtgatggggggggggcgaGGAGGAGCCCCGCGGGGTGAAGAGGAGTGAGGTGtcattggggttatgggggggatgTGGCCCCACTGGGGGCTGAAGAGGGGAGATGGAGCTGTAGGGGGCTGCAAAGggggcacagccccataggggataAGGAGGTGGGACACGGTCACTGCAGgggggcacagccccacagggGGGTTAAGGAAACTCCATAGTGATTAAGGAGGGAAAACCCCACTGGAGGGGGGCACAGCCCCATAACGGGGTTAAGAAAACCCCATAGTGCTTAAGGCCAGTGAGGCTACGGGGGCAGACGTGGCCCCACTGCAATTACAGGGGGCTACAGGGCCCCTCTGGGGGCTACGGGGTGGGTGATATGGGGACATGGCCCCAATGAGGGGGACGCTGCCCCACAGAGATCAAACACGGACAGGGTGAGGGGGGACAGACCCCAGTACGgccacagggatggggaccAGCCCCATTTGGGGGCAGAGATGGGCACAGCCCCATTAAGGACACAGCCCCATTAAGGACACAGCCCCATTTGGGGGCAGAGATGGACACAGCCCCATTAAGGACACAGCCCCATTTGGGGGCAGAGATGGGCACAGCCCCATTAAGGACACAGCCCCATTTGGGGGCAGAAATGGGCACAGCCCCATTAAGGACACAGCCCCATTTGGGGCTCCCGGCTCCATTGGGGCCCATTGATGCCAATCTAAGACCAGGGGGCTGCACTCCCCCCCCCACTTACCTCTCCCCCCTCCAATCAGAGGCAGCCGATCTCCATcactccccctccccaaacccccattaacccccattaacccccattaaccccccgGACCAACCCCCCCTCGGGGTCCCCCCTTGGTCCCGGCCCTGGGGGGGGCGCTGTCCCCACATACGTTTTGATCATGGCTTTGAGGGCAGCGCGACGCTCCCGCTCCACAAACTTGTCGATGAGTCGCGCGGCCACGGGGGGGGCGGAACGATAGAGACGGAAAAACCGATGGAAATTATTGAGAGCCCACGCGGCGCGAAGGGACAGAGCGTGAGACACGGCGGGGTCAGAGCGTAACGATGGCGTCAGGAACGCCAGCTCCGTCGTCAGGTCTGTAAGTCATTAATACGGTGATTAACGGGGTAATTAAGACAGTTAATGGGGTATATAGGGATATTAGATGCCATTAAGGATGACAGACCCCCCGGATGATGCTGGGGGGGCTCAGGACGGATGTCAGAGCGCCCCctgctgggggtgggggatgAAGGTGGGCAGGGGGTGAAGCCAAGTGTCTGTATTTGGGGAGGGGTCCCAGGAGGGTCCAGAGCACGGAGCTGTGTTGGGTTGGGGTCAGTCTGGGTTCAGTTTAAGCTTAGCCCTAACGTGACTAATTAACCCTGCTGTAATTAACCCTAAACCTGCTGTAACCCCCCTAACCCTAATCCTGCTGTAattaaccctaaccctaacaatAACCCTGCTGTAAttaaccctaactctaaccctGCTGTAAttaaccccaaccctaacaATAACCCTACTGTAAttaaccctaactctaaccctGCTGTCATTAACCCTAACCTCACCCTAACActgaccctaaccctaatcctacTGTAATTAAccctaaccccccccccaatccctgCTGTAACccccctaaccctaaccctaatcctacTGTAATTAACCCTAACCTCACCCTAACCCTGCTGTAATTAACCTTAACCTTAACCCTAATGTAATTAACCCTAAGCCCCCCCTAACCCTACTGAAattaaccctaaccctaactctaaccccAACTCTCACCCTGCTGTAATTAACCCTAAGCCCCCCCTAACCCTACCCACATTTATGGTTACCAGGTTTGGGGTTACCCCCCCAACCCGAATATGGGGAGGGGTCCCGGCCCCACTCACCCCCCGAGTTCTTGGTGAACATGTAGTACAGCACCCGATAGGCCGTGAACTCCCCCACGTTGCCAGGAAGGTTCTCGGCATAGAGAGACTTCAGCTGCGTCTGGCACTGGTTGAACTCCTCGTGGTCACCCTATGGGGGGNATCCTATATAGGGGGGGGTCCCcatatgggggtccctattgaccctataaggggggggtccctatatgggggtccccccccccatttaaagcACTACCCCCCCCCTTTCTCTTATTTATTATCCCTTTATGTGAattaatggggtgggggggtttttttggggttatttCGTGGGATTTCTGTTGTATCATGTTGTATTTAAAGCTGCTGTTAatttaaagggggggggggcgtgttaagccccgccccctttgtTAAGCCCCGCCTCCtccttaagccccgcccctttgTTAAGCCCCGCCTCCtccttaagccccgcccctttgttaagccccgcccccttttcccctccccccccctttataAACGTGATGAACCAGAACGAGGCTGTGGGCGTGGTTTGTGCtggtgggcggggcttaaaaGATCACGTGGTATCGCCGTCCGCCAATCAACGGTGGTTAATTCTATATCCGGTCCTCCAGCGCTCAAGGGGGGCGCTGTTACGCTCTGCCGACTTCCGGTCCGCTCTCTCGTTCCTCTCTATGGTTCCGGTTGTTGGCACCTATCGCGGCCTACTTCCGCCTCGCGCCGCCGTCAGCCAATAGGACGGCGACTCTGCGTCGGCTTCAGCCAATGGGAGCGCAGGGGGCGGTCAGGTGGGGGTAtgaatgggggtggggggggtttaaatcccattgaccccattgagcccattgagcccattaatcccaatgaccccattgatcccattgagcccattgatcccattaatccccattgacccccattgatccccattgatcctattgatccCACTGAtcctattgaccctattgaccccattgatctcattgaccccattgagcccctTAATCCCATTgaacccattgaccccattgatcccaatgaccccattgatcccattgatcccattgaccccatagaccccaatgatgtccccatagaccccaatgatggccccatagaccccaatgaccccatagaccccaatgatgtccccatagaccccaatgatgtccccatagaccccaatgatggccccatagaccccaatgatgGCCCCAATGCCCCCAATGatgcccccatagaccccaatgatgcccccatagaccccaatgataaccccatagaccccatagaccccatagatcccaatgatgaccccatagaccccatagaccccaatgatgaccccatagaccccatagaccccatagaccccatagaccccaatgatgtccccatagaccccatagaccccatagaccccatagaccccaatgatgtccccatagaccccatagaccccaatgatgtccccatagaccccatagaccccatagaccccatagaccccaatgatgcccccatagaccccatagaccccatagaccccactgatgcccccatagaccccaatgatgtccccatagaccccaatgatgcccccatagaccccataggccccatagaccccaatgatgtccccatagaccccatagaccccattgcccccatagaccccaatgatgtccccatagaccccatagaccccatagaccccaatgatgtccccatagaccccatggaccccatagaccccaatgaNNNNNNNNNNNNNNNNNNNNNNNNNNNNNNNNNNNNNNNNNNNNNNNNNNNNNNNNNNNNNNNNNNNNNNNNNNNNNNNNNNNNNNNNNNNNNNNNNNNNNNNNNNNNNNNNNNNNNNNNNNNNNNNNNNNNNNNNNNNNNNNNNNNNNNNNNNNNNNNNNNNNNNNNNNNNNNNNNNNNNNNNNNNNNNNNNNNNNNNNNNNNNNNNNNNNNNNNNNNNNNNNNNNNNNNNNNNNNNNNNNNNNNNNNNNNNNNNNNNNNNNNNNNNNNNNNNNNNNNNNNNNNNNNNNNNNNNNNNNNNNNNNNNNNNNNNNNNNNNNNNNNNNNNNNNNNNNNNNNNNNNNNNNNNNNNNNNNNNNNNNNNNNNNNNNNNNNNNNNNNNNNNNNNNNNNNNNNNNNNNNNNNNNNNNNNNNNNNNNNNNNNNNNNNNNNNNNNNNNNNNNNNNNNNNNNNNNNNNNNNNNNNNNNNNNNNNNNNNNNNNNNNNNNNNNNNNNNNNNNNNNNNNNNNNNNNNNNNNNNNNNNNNNNNNNNNNNNNNNNNNNNNNNNNNNNNNNNNNNNNNNNNNNNNNNNNNNNNNNNNNNNNNNNNNNNNNNNNNNNNNNNNNNNNNNNNNNNNNNNNNNNNNNNNNNNNNNNNNNNNNNNNNNNNNNNNNNNNNNNNNNNNNNNNNNNNNNNNNNNNNNNNNNNNNNNNNNNNNNNNNNNNNNNNNNNNNNNNNNNNNNNNNNNNNNNNNNNNNNNNNNNNNNNNNNNNNNNNNNNNNNNNNNNNNNNNNNNNNNNNNNNNNNNNNNNNNNNNNNNNNNNNNNNNNNNNNNNNNNNNNNNNNNNNNNNNNNNNNNNNNNNNNNNNNNNNNNNNNNNNNNNNNNNNNNNNNNNNNNNNNNNNNNNNNNNNNNNNNNNNNNNNNNNNNNNNNNNNNNNNNNNNNNNNNNNNNNNNNNNNNNNNNNNNNNNNNNNNNNNNNNNNNNNNNNNNNNNNNNNNNNNNNNNNNNNNNNNNNNNNNNNNNNNNNNNNNNNNNNNNNNNNNNNNNNNNNNNNNNNNNNNNNNNNNNNNNNNNNNNNNNNNNNNNNNNNNNNNNNNNNNNNNNNNNNNNNNNNNNNNNNNNNNNNNNNNNNNNNNNNNNNNNNNNNNNNNNNNNNNNNNNNNNNNNNNNNNNNNNNNNNNNNNNNNNNNNNNNNNNNNNNNNNNNNNNNNNNNNNNNNNNNNNNNNNNNNNNNNNNNNNNNNNNNNNNNNNNNNNNNNNNNNNNNNNNNNNNNNNNNNNNNNNNNNNNNNNNNNNNNNNNNNNNNNNNNNNNNNNNNNNNNNNNNNNNNNNNNNNNNNNNNNNNNNNNNNNNNNNNNNNNNNNNNNNNNNNNNNNNNNNNNNNNNNNNNNNNNNNNNNNNNNNNNNNNNNNNNNNNNNNNNNNNNNNNNNNNNNNNNNNNNNNNNNNNNNNNNNNNNNNNNNNNNNNNNNNNNNNNNNNNNNNNNNNNNNNNNNNNNNNNNNNNNNNNNNNNNNNNNNNNNNNNNNNNNNNNNNNNNNNNNNNNNNNNNNNNNNNNNNNNNNNNNNNNNNNNNNNNNNNNNNNNNNNNNNNNNNNNNNNNNNNNNNNNNNNNNNNNNNNNN is a window from the Coturnix japonica isolate 7356 unplaced genomic scaffold, Coturnix japonica 2.1 chrUnrandom516, whole genome shotgun sequence genome containing:
- the LOC107307230 gene encoding leukocyte receptor cluster member 8 homolog, which encodes MFTKNSGDLTTELAFLTPSLRSDPAVSHALSLRAAWALNNFHRFFRLYRSAPPVAARLIDKFVERERRAALKAMIKTFRPALPTSFVGAELALDAESCAQFLAALPLSYCGPDSIDCKQSLGVLPHF